A stretch of Persephonella sp. DNA encodes these proteins:
- a CDS encoding metal ABC transporter permease, with protein MTELISIPFVQNALIGGIILSILLSILSLFIYLKSWSFINVGISHATFGGLALGFYLGLSPTLFGILFAVITGFLIGYISRKGQIHEDVSIGILFSVSMALGVILITLSPNYNTDLFTFLFGNILTISREDIYILAFFTVFSLAFIYTFFDKIMYCCYNEEVAYVSGINTTFYYYSLILIISVATVLSVKLVGVILASAMMILPAAFSNQIFWHYKGIIILSMLTSIVMVVAGIFVSFYFDLPSGATIVFLYSSLFGFTVLIKKVLQKV; from the coding sequence ATGACAGAGCTTATAAGCATACCTTTTGTTCAGAACGCACTTATAGGTGGAATTATTTTATCTATCTTACTTTCTATTTTATCCCTATTTATATACCTAAAAAGCTGGTCTTTTATAAATGTGGGAATATCCCACGCCACATTTGGTGGGCTTGCCTTAGGTTTTTATTTAGGATTATCGCCAACCCTTTTCGGCATTTTATTTGCTGTTATAACAGGATTTTTGATAGGTTATATAAGTAGAAAAGGGCAGATACATGAAGATGTATCTATAGGGATTTTATTCTCTGTCTCCATGGCTTTAGGGGTTATTCTTATAACACTTTCCCCTAACTACAACACTGATCTGTTCACATTTTTGTTTGGAAATATTCTGACAATCAGCAGAGAGGATATATACATACTCGCTTTTTTTACAGTTTTTTCTCTTGCATTTATTTACACATTTTTTGACAAGATTATGTATTGCTGTTACAACGAGGAAGTTGCTTACGTTAGCGGGATAAACACAACATTTTATTACTACAGTCTGATACTGATTATATCTGTAGCAACAGTTCTCTCTGTAAAGCTTGTTGGTGTTATCCTCGCTTCAGCGATGATGATCCTTCCTGCTGCATTCTCTAACCAAATATTCTGGCATTACAAAGGAATTATAATTCTTTCTATGCTTACAAGTATCGTTATGGTTGTTGCAGGAATATTTGTATCTTTTTATTTTGACCTTCCATCTGGGGCAACGATAGTGTTTCTTTATTCTTCACTTTTTGGGTTTACTGTATTAATAAAAAAAGTTTTGCAAAAGGTCTAA
- a CDS encoding metal ABC transporter ATP-binding protein — MNILEIKNLTVEINKTYILKDINLEVKKGEIIAIVGPNGGGKTTLIKTALGLIKQYKGTVRILEKKPEEAVKTGKIGYLPQKAQIPKNFPFSALDVVLLGLINKKMDKKEKIELARKYIFFVGMEGFENHPYGKLSGGQQQRISIARVLVSDPEIIFLDEPSTGIDVVAQEGFYDFLKKIRDEKGITVVMVSHDIGVVGRFVDKVAGLNRFLHYYGHPRGFFQKHILEKLYGSDVELVIHSPECVACEHFHSDFKGER; from the coding sequence ATGAACATCTTGGAGATAAAAAATCTTACTGTTGAGATAAACAAAACCTACATTTTAAAGGATATAAATCTGGAAGTAAAAAAAGGGGAGATTATTGCTATTGTAGGACCAAACGGCGGTGGAAAAACAACTCTTATAAAAACTGCTCTTGGACTGATAAAACAGTATAAAGGGACAGTAAGAATTTTAGAAAAAAAACCTGAAGAAGCTGTCAAAACAGGAAAAATTGGTTATCTTCCCCAGAAGGCACAGATACCAAAAAACTTTCCGTTTTCTGCACTTGATGTTGTTTTGCTGGGCTTGATCAACAAAAAAATGGACAAAAAAGAAAAAATAGAACTTGCCAGAAAATACATATTCTTTGTTGGAATGGAAGGTTTTGAAAATCACCCCTATGGAAAACTCTCCGGCGGACAACAGCAGAGAATTTCAATAGCAAGAGTGCTCGTTTCTGATCCTGAGATCATATTTCTTGATGAGCCATCAACAGGTATAGATGTTGTTGCACAGGAAGGTTTTTACGACTTTTTAAAGAAGATAAGAGATGAAAAAGGAATTACAGTTGTTATGGTATCCCACGATATAGGAGTCGTTGGAAGATTTGTTGACAAAGTGGCTGGACTGAACAGGTTTCTCCATTATTACGGACACCCCAGAGGCTTTTTCCAGAAACATATACTTGAAAAACTTTATGGTTCTGACGTCGAGCTTGTTATACATTCTCCTGAATGTGTTGCATGTGAGCATTTCCACTCTGATTTTAAAGGTGAAAGATGA